Proteins from a single region of Candidatus Hinthialibacter antarcticus:
- a CDS encoding 5-formyltetrahydrofolate cyclo-ligase yields the protein MNQDSMSRLNELKRIAFPELVGKQTLRDLMRKRRRAMDSRLSLYKSKRIAERILAMKELNNASTIAMYASMPEEASTDGLAQALLQRGAALLYPVTSGDAIEFYKITSLESLSVNGAFGIREPDINICPRVAIQEADVILAPGVGFDVFGARIGFGGGYYDRLLIQKREDALVVGLAFESQVVHAVETETHDMVMDVVATDDTLYRPHLSETVCENEDETRRLARSILEKKSDGVIALHGNLGAGKTCFVNGLAEALHTREAVASPTFVYCREYHGDKLLIHADAYRLESVPEYETDYWAQLFESDGVVAVEWAERLGGLLPKSAVHCFSEVVSENTRRWTHFKTRAEGE from the coding sequence ATGAACCAAGACTCCATGAGCCGTTTGAATGAATTAAAGCGGATTGCGTTTCCTGAGTTGGTCGGTAAACAGACGCTGCGCGATTTGATGCGTAAGCGCCGCCGCGCAATGGATTCGCGCCTTTCGCTCTATAAAAGCAAGCGTATTGCTGAGCGCATCCTTGCGATGAAGGAATTGAATAACGCATCCACCATTGCGATGTATGCGTCAATGCCGGAAGAAGCGTCTACGGATGGACTGGCGCAAGCGTTGTTGCAACGGGGCGCGGCTTTGTTGTATCCCGTCACCAGCGGCGATGCGATTGAGTTTTATAAAATCACTTCGCTTGAGTCGCTTTCGGTGAATGGCGCATTCGGCATTCGCGAGCCGGACATAAATATATGTCCTCGCGTTGCGATTCAAGAAGCGGATGTAATCCTGGCGCCTGGAGTCGGCTTTGATGTGTTCGGTGCGCGCATCGGCTTCGGCGGCGGTTATTATGACCGGCTGTTAATCCAAAAACGGGAAGACGCGCTTGTTGTTGGCCTCGCGTTTGAGTCGCAAGTGGTCCATGCGGTCGAAACCGAAACGCATGACATGGTGATGGACGTCGTCGCCACCGACGATACGCTTTATCGCCCGCATCTGTCTGAAACCGTTTGTGAAAACGAAGATGAAACCCGGCGTCTGGCGCGTTCAATTTTAGAGAAAAAAAGTGACGGCGTGATTGCGTTGCACGGCAACCTGGGCGCGGGCAAGACGTGTTTCGTGAATGGTCTTGCCGAGGCGCTGCATACTCGTGAAGCCGTTGCCAGCCCGACTTTCGTCTACTGCCGCGAATATCACGGCGATAAACTTTTGATTCATGCTGACGCGTATCGACTTGAATCGGTTCCGGAATATGAGACCGACTATTGGGCGCAACTATTTGAAAGCGACGGCGTGGTTGCGGTCGAGTGGGCGGAGCGACTCGGCGGCTTACTGCCCAAGTCGGCGGTGCATTGTTTTAGCGAAGTGGTTTCTGAAAATACCCGGCGCTGGACGCATTTTAAAACTCGCGCTGAGGGGGAATAA
- a CDS encoding ABC transporter substrate-binding protein, with product MKANFRSLIISLLCLITTNCGDNNGAFYVALKDPDTLITFDIFDPPTLDPHRSWGVADGRLIGMLFCNLVHFNRDAEIVPDLAQSWTISDDGTTYTFHLNPNAKFSTGRPITADDVIYSFERALSKETAAPNRWALEPIETMQAIDTHTLRLTLSGPFAPFIGQLAMPVGSILPKEEIERCERENIPFGTHPVGGGPWRMVEWLHDRHIVFEHNQHYWLQQPKMAKFIYRVIPNHFTAVAEFETGNLTIVEELPDAEIPRWTTDKNWEPYVKPAPQLNTDMVLFNCSKPPFDDPAVRRALVSLVDTEKVLQCVRFGAGIPSGGPIPSSLPGGAKTRTLFAITQDEAKNILRDAGLFDRELLLVFPEREGFTRATGEVLQALWKRAGVNARVQQLEWATYRQALREGKFDAAYRSWYADYPDGDNFLYPLFHSSQSGQSNFTFLNDPEMDALIEASRIELDATKRVAMLERANNELYQKAPALFLWHRTQYTVQHPYVKGYKPPLIFNGVRYLTEHIVLPEGETQ from the coding sequence ATGAAAGCAAACTTTCGCAGCCTTATCATAAGTCTTCTTTGTTTAATCACCACAAATTGCGGCGATAACAATGGCGCGTTTTACGTCGCCCTCAAAGACCCCGATACGTTAATTACCTTTGACATTTTTGATCCACCTACGCTCGACCCCCATCGCTCTTGGGGCGTCGCCGATGGACGCTTGATTGGAATGTTGTTCTGCAATCTAGTCCACTTCAATCGCGACGCCGAGATCGTTCCTGACTTGGCGCAATCCTGGACGATATCAGATGACGGGACAACTTACACTTTTCACCTGAACCCAAACGCGAAGTTCTCAACCGGACGCCCCATCACCGCCGACGACGTGATCTATTCGTTTGAACGCGCCTTATCGAAAGAAACCGCCGCGCCCAACCGCTGGGCGCTTGAGCCAATCGAAACCATGCAGGCCATTGATACGCACACGTTGCGACTTACGTTAAGCGGACCTTTCGCGCCGTTCATCGGGCAGCTCGCCATGCCAGTCGGCTCGATACTTCCAAAAGAAGAAATCGAACGCTGCGAGCGTGAAAACATCCCCTTTGGAACGCACCCGGTCGGCGGCGGCCCCTGGCGCATGGTTGAATGGTTGCATGACCGCCATATCGTGTTTGAACACAATCAACATTATTGGCTGCAGCAGCCGAAAATGGCGAAATTTATCTATCGCGTGATTCCCAACCATTTCACAGCGGTCGCAGAATTTGAAACTGGAAATCTCACCATCGTCGAAGAGTTGCCGGATGCGGAAATTCCCCGCTGGACGACCGACAAAAACTGGGAGCCTTACGTGAAACCCGCGCCGCAACTCAACACTGATATGGTGTTGTTCAATTGTTCGAAACCACCGTTCGATGACCCCGCAGTGCGCCGCGCATTGGTCTCGCTGGTTGATACCGAAAAAGTGCTACAATGCGTACGCTTCGGCGCAGGCATCCCTAGCGGCGGGCCGATCCCTTCCAGCCTACCCGGCGGCGCCAAGACGAGAACGCTTTTTGCAATTACGCAGGATGAAGCCAAAAATATTTTACGCGATGCAGGTTTATTTGATCGCGAGTTATTGCTGGTGTTTCCTGAACGCGAAGGCTTTACCCGCGCGACCGGCGAAGTCTTACAAGCGTTATGGAAACGCGCCGGCGTCAACGCCCGCGTTCAACAATTAGAATGGGCGACCTATCGACAGGCGCTGCGCGAAGGCAAATTTGATGCGGCCTATCGCAGTTGGTACGCCGACTATCCCGACGGCGATAATTTTTTGTATCCGCTTTTTCATTCGTCGCAGAGTGGGCAAAGCAACTTCACCTTCTTGAACGATCCCGAAATGGACGCGCTCATCGAAGCCTCCCGCATTGAACTCGACGCAACCAAACGGGTCGCCATGCTCGAACGCGCCAATAACGAATTATACCAGAAAGCGCCCGCGCTATTTCTCTGGCATCGCACCCAATACACCGTGCAACACCCGTATGTTAAAGGATACAAACCGCCGTTAATTTTTAATGGCGTCCGTTATCTTACTGAACACATTGTTTTACCGGAGGGCGAAACGCAATGA
- a CDS encoding sodium/solute symporter (Members of the Solute:Sodium Symporter (SSS), TC 2.A.21 as described in tcdb.org, catalyze solute:Na+ symport. Known solutes for members of the family include sugars, amino acids, nucleosides, inositols, vitamins, urea or anions, depending on the system.), with product MAQIPHLYTEPMTTTGYLILFIYLAVLIAIGVWCSRRQSSIQDFFVAGRSMPTWAALAAIVATETSAVTFIGAPAQAFVEGGDFWFLQVVMGYILSRFVLSYFFLPKFFEHEIVTIYQFLGRRFGKEVQKTSGVFFFITRAMAAGVRHFAAAVVIQAMTGWDVTTAIIITGIIAVLYSVMGGLAAVIWTEVIQFAVMMLGGLFVCFYILNTIPGGLPTIIEYGSSAGKFTVFHWDWSGKGFLLGLIGGFCLNLASHGADQDLVQRLLSCRNLRSAQWAMVLSGGVVFVLFSFLLFVGVMLNRFYDGALPEGVTKANEILPFFAVDVMPPAAGAFVLAAILSAAMSSTASALNSLSSTTITDFVIPSLKEELCDSKLVLLSRAFTVLWMIVLIGIALISSTLQENILDLALSIPSYTFGSLLAAFVLGIFTPMRSQRAVTIGMIVGVVAVVSVSFAGFHWTVWVPAGALTSTISALLLDRILADDHSQTA from the coding sequence GTGGCGCAAATTCCGCACTTGTACACCGAACCTATGACAACCACCGGATATTTGATTCTCTTTATTTATCTCGCCGTATTAATCGCCATTGGCGTATGGTGTTCGCGCCGCCAATCGTCGATTCAGGATTTTTTCGTCGCAGGGCGAAGCATGCCTACCTGGGCGGCGCTGGCGGCGATCGTCGCGACCGAAACCAGCGCGGTGACTTTCATCGGCGCGCCTGCGCAGGCGTTCGTCGAAGGCGGCGACTTCTGGTTTCTGCAAGTGGTGATGGGGTATATCCTTTCGCGTTTTGTATTGTCGTACTTTTTCCTACCGAAGTTCTTTGAACACGAAATCGTCACCATCTATCAATTCTTAGGCCGCCGTTTCGGTAAGGAAGTGCAAAAAACGTCCGGCGTGTTTTTCTTTATCACCCGCGCCATGGCGGCGGGCGTACGGCACTTCGCCGCAGCGGTCGTCATTCAAGCCATGACCGGATGGGACGTAACCACTGCGATCATTATCACTGGAATCATCGCTGTTTTGTACTCCGTCATGGGCGGCCTCGCCGCCGTCATCTGGACGGAAGTGATCCAATTCGCCGTGATGATGTTGGGCGGATTGTTTGTTTGTTTTTATATCCTGAACACCATTCCCGGCGGGCTGCCGACGATAATAGAATACGGCTCAAGCGCCGGGAAATTCACCGTTTTCCATTGGGATTGGAGCGGCAAAGGTTTTCTACTCGGGCTAATCGGCGGCTTCTGTTTGAACCTCGCCTCTCACGGCGCCGATCAAGATCTAGTCCAGCGCCTGCTTTCATGCCGCAACCTGCGCAGCGCACAATGGGCGATGGTGCTCAGCGGCGGCGTGGTATTTGTATTGTTTAGTTTTCTACTTTTCGTCGGCGTCATGCTCAACCGTTTTTACGACGGCGCACTGCCGGAAGGCGTGACCAAAGCCAACGAGATATTGCCCTTCTTCGCCGTGGATGTCATGCCCCCAGCGGCAGGCGCGTTCGTGTTGGCGGCGATACTGTCCGCCGCCATGTCAAGCACCGCCTCCGCGCTGAATTCGCTTTCATCCACCACCATCACCGACTTTGTCATCCCTTCGTTGAAAGAAGAATTGTGCGATTCCAAACTGGTTTTACTTTCACGCGCATTCACCGTCTTATGGATGATCGTCCTGATCGGCATCGCGCTGATTTCGAGCACCTTGCAAGAGAATATTCTCGACCTGGCGCTCAGCATCCCCAGTTACACATTCGGCAGTTTACTGGCGGCGTTTGTCTTGGGCATCTTTACGCCGATGCGAAGCCAACGCGCAGTGACAATTGGTATGATCGTTGGCGTGGTCGCTGTCGTCTCGGTTTCATTCGCAGGCTTCCACTGGACCGTCTGGGTGCCCGCAGGCGCGCTCACCTCAACAATCAGCGCATTACTGCTCGACCGGATACTGGCAGATGACCATTCACAAACAGCATAA